A part of Aspergillus flavus chromosome 5, complete sequence genomic DNA contains:
- a CDS encoding putative TOR signaling pathway regulator produces the protein MEQPQSLRALFAAAKSEKSALESRFDTNTEQYRNDVNATIAKLEECARLVAVLSLFSSNEPLEDIATGDLPYLTVSYHLAELLQRSYTSDRVSSLRRALEQYERYLTRLDDYELLNDKDKKLYERYTANPASFSLTPVNDAAARREVKITRFREEKELKQRLQYLSDNQSQLQTDDEDVRQLYIAEIKLYTHQTFQSLDLLSQELSMLSAIRNSAPAHDQIQPEDTRRRKDAQQSEYSERLDPPLSQLLQGGKFGPILSKDGKPMQPFTLLDRRTQLQQGVFRSGHNLPTMTIDEYLEEEKRRGGIIEGGEKSGIQEEVDEDDMDRADEETMKARAWDEFTEANPRGSGNTLNRG, from the exons ATGGAACAACCCCAGAGTCTTCGCGCTCTTTTTGCTGCTGCAAAATCAGAGAAGTCAGCATTGGAAAGCCGCTTCGACACTAACACAGAGCAATACCGCAACGATGTCAATGCCACAATAGCCAAGCTCGAGGAATGCGCACGGCTTGTTGCGGTCCTATCGTTATTCAGCTCGAACGAACCGCTGGAAGATATCGCAACTGGGGATTTACC GTATCTCACGGTGTCATACCATCTTGCGGAGCTTCTACAGAGATCGTACACCTCAGACCGCGTGTCTAGCCTTCGACGTGCACTTGAACAATACGAAAGATACCTCACGCGCTTGGATGATTACGAGTTACTCAATGATAAGGATAAGAAGCTCTATGAACGGTATACTGCGAACCCAGCGTCCTTTTCGCTGACGCCTGTCAACGACGCCGCCGCCCGGAGAGAAGTGAAGATAACTAGGTtcagagaggaaaaggagctcAAACAAAGACTTCAG TACCTCTCCGATAATCAAAGCCAGCTCCAGaccgacgacgaagatgttCGACAGCTTTATATTGCAGAGATCAAACTGTATACTCACCAGACGTTTCAATCCTTGGACCTTCTTTCACAAGAGCTGTCTATGCTATCGGCCATTCGCAACTCGGCACCAGCCCATGATCAAATCCAACCCGAAGACACTAGGCGCCGGAAGGACGCTCAACAGTCGGAATACTCTGAACGACTAGATCCTCCCCTTTCCCAGCTTCTGCAAGGAGGCAAATTTGGACCGATATTGAGTAAGGACGGGAAACCAATGCAGCCATTTACACTACTTGATCGGCGCACACAGCTCCAGCAAGGTGTCTTCCGATCCGGTCACAATTTGCCTACTATGACCATCGACGAATatctcgaagaagagaagagaagaggcgGCATTATTGAAGGTGGAGAGAAGTCTGGTATACAAGAGGAagttgatgaggatgatatggATAGGGCTGATGAAGAAACTATGAAAGCTAGAGCCTGGGATGAATTTACAGAAGCCAACCCACGAGGCTCTGGAAATACTTTGAATAGAGGTTAA
- a CDS encoding ATP-dependent helicase dcl1 (Dicer-like protein 1): MPPPEVKPLAGYVRSQSLRIPSSLNLSGERTISTTEPTEGNDSSSEESGDNEQISTQRPISQNKRLQSAKFEALLSERADTLTGNSGRPTLDLPDAELSTANLVAKQDAGTGMLDPREYQVELFERAKSQNTIAVLDTGSGKTLIAVLLLKHIIQNELIDRANGKPPRISFFLVDSVTLAFQQAAVLRNNLDQNVVQFFGAMGTDLWSKQTWDHQFENNMVIVCTAEILNQCLLNSYIRMDQINLLIFDEAHHTKKDHPYARIIRESYLKADPTKRPRIFGMTASPIDTKGDIIESATKLEVLLDSKIATTSKPNLLREVVRRPIEESWEYDKLDPPFATKLYQILQARFGDISSLQPVFRFTLQASSELGPCCADRAWAYALADDVLPKLEGNVRKLAQSISSPIPQCALREISRIQEASDIVKNHSFNSPNFPGELSPKVQLLRQKLIKYFEHPTETKCIVFTQKRYTAKMLFDLFSTLEIPYLRPGVLIGVRSGDIVGMNVSFRQQFLALVKFRSGEINCLFATSVAEEGLDIPDCNLVIRFDLYNTLIQYVQSRGRARHSSSTYASMIERYNADHAARLVEVREAEKLMQSFCETLPEDRILHGIDSEIDSILQDEEEKRTFIIRATGAKLTYHSALAILARYASSLQYEKETSAQATYVVLPQNNSFVCEVILPEKSPVRGLTGVPASKKSAAKQSAAFDTCVLLRKHKLLDDHFNSVYHRRLPAMRNARLAITSSRTNQYDMLSKPSLWGKQQGTLPEKLFATVISFIPSEPLRRRHRSIILLTRERLPDFPSFTIFLDDDIETIVVTESVEEALHISSQELEYLSTFTFRIFHDVFHKTYAEEPEKLPYWVAPAETKKSKNVSDSKSLTDWELLRLVHENEEIPSTLHLSSEALINRFVFDPWDGRYRYFTMAIDNTLHPSDPPPSFLPRRKFMESIMSYTLSGSKNARAGFLSRCNWQQPVLEVELVRLRRNLLDKMTDTEKDVETRCFVCIEPLRISAIPEEIAASCLAFPAIINRLDAYLIALEGCNTLDLSVKPAYALEAFTKDSDNTEEHRVQQIHVQRGMGKNYERLEFLGDCFLKMATSISLFVQNPDDDEFDFHVNRMCLICNKNLFNTALKKELYQYIRSRGFSRHTWYPDGLTLLHGRDHRKKVSAESKHALREKTVADVCEALIGASLLSGGLHNQFDMAVKAVTAVVDSPNHKALCWADYTSSYMLPKYQTQSPDGYELDLGRKVEEKLGYRFKYPRLLHSAFTHPSYPSTWAKVPCYQRLEFLGDSLLDMVCVDDLFYRYPDKDPQWLTEHKMAMASNKFLGALAVKLGLHTHLRHFSNPLQSQITHYAEEIQAAENESQGAVDYWLVTKDPPKCLPDMVEAYLGAAFVDSDFQFRVVEDFFQRHVKSYFHDMTIYDTFANKHPTTFLQNRLTNEYGCTNYCLKAGEIPVVDGGTVSVLAAVIVHEVVIAEGTASSGRYAKVKASEKALSVLENMGPSEFREKYHCDCRTANDSQPMDIGTAI; the protein is encoded by the exons ATGCCACCACCAGAAGTAAAGCCCCTAGCTGGCTATGTCAGGAGCCAAAGCCTCAGGATTCCCTCATCTTTGAATCTGTCCGGGGAAAGAACTATTTCGACTACTGAACCAACTGAGGGAAATGACAGCTCTTCAGAAGAGTCAGGGGACAACGAACAAATATCCACTCAGAGGCCCATCTCTCAAAACAAAAGACTCCAGAGTGCTAAGTTTGAAGCTCT GCTTTCTGAACGAGCTGATACACTTACCGGCAATAGCGGTAGACCTACACTCGACTTGCCGGACGCTGAGCTGTCTACAGCAAACTTGGTAGCTAAACAAGATGCTGGAACTGGGATGCTTGACCCGAGAGAGTATCAGGTAGAACTCTTTGAAAGGGCAAAGTCACAGAACACCATTGCTGTTCTCGATACCG GATCTGGAAAGACCTTGATTGCCGTGCTTCTGCTAAAGCACATCATTCAAAATGAGTTGATTGATCGCGCTAACGGAAAACCACCTCGcatctcctttttcctt GTTGATAGCGTGACACTTGCTTTCCAACAGGCCGCCGTCTTGCGCAATAACCTGGATCAGAATGTCGTACAATTTTTTGGCGCTATGGGTACTGATCTTTGGAGCAAGCAGACCTGGGACCATCAGTTTGAGAACAATATGGTGATAGTCTGTACCGCAGAGATATTGAACCAATGTCTACTCAACTCATACATTAGAATGGATCAAATCAACCTACTCATCTTTGATGAAGCCCATCACACAAAGAAAGACCATCCTTACGCGCG GATTATAAGAGAATCATATCTCAAAGCAGACCCAACAAAGCGTCCAAGGATCTTTGGAATGACAGCGTCGCCTATTGACACTAAGGGGGATATCATAGAATCAGCTAC GAAGCTGGAGGTGCTCCTAGACAGCAAGATTGCCACAACATCGAAACCTAATCTATTAAGAGAAGTCGTCAGACGTCCGATAGAGGAATCTTGGGAATACGATAAGCTCGATCCACCATTTGCAACCAAGCTGTATCAGATCCTGCAAGCCCGCTTTGGTGACATTAGCTCTTTGCAACCTGTATTCAGGTTTACGTTACAGGCTAGTTCCGAACTGGGACCATGTTGCGCAGATCGTGCATGGGCGTACGCCCTAGCAGATGATGTGTTGCCAAAGCTTGAAGGAAATGTGAGAAAGCTCGCCCAATCTATCTCATCGCCGATTCCCCAGTGCGCTCTCAGAGAAATTTCAAGGATTCAGGAAGCTAGTGACATTGTCAAGAATCATTCGTTCAATAGCCCCAACTTTCCCGGGGAATTGAGCCCTAAAGTACAACTCCTACGCCAAAAGCTTATCAAATACTTTGAGCATCCAACGGAGACAAAGTGTATCGTTTTTACCCAGAAGCGTTACACTGCTAAGATGTTATTCGACCTTTTCTCGACTTTAGAGATTCCATACTTACGTCCTGGTGTGCTGATCGGTGTACGATCTGGTGATATCGTAGGAATGAACGTGTCGTTTCGCCAGCAGTTTCTCGCTTTGGTGAAATTCAGGAGTGGGGAGATTAACTGCTTG TTTGCTACTTCAGTAGCCGAAGAAGGACTCGATATTCCTGACTGCAATCTTGTG ATTAGATTCGACCTATACAATACCCTTATACAGTATGTGCAAAGTCGTGGCCGTGCTAGACATTCAAGTTCGACC tatgCAAGTATGATTGAAAGGTACAATGCTGATCATGCGGCACGACTAGTCGAGGTTCGGGAGGCCGAA AAACTTATGCAGAGTTTCTGTGAAACACTTCCAGAGGATCGAATACTCCACGGGATTGATAGCGAGATAGACTCAATCctccaagatgaagaagagaagcgaaCATTTATAATTAGGGCTACAGGCGCGAAGCTGACTTACCACTCTGCCCTTGCTATTCTCGCACGCTATGCGAGCTCTCTG CAATACGAAAAAGAGACATCAGCTCAGGCTACATATGTGGTGCTTCCACAGAATAACAGTTTTGTTTGTGAAGTCATATTACCGGAAAAGTCGCCTGTTCGAGGACTCACTGGAGTCCCTGCATCGAAGAAATCTGCTGCAAAGCAGTCCGCAGCCTTCGATACATGTGTCTTGCTCCGGAAACACAAACTGCTCGATGATCATTTTAACTCAGTGTATCATAGGCGCTTGCCTGCAATGAGAAATGCGAGGCTTGCCATCACCTCTTCTCGTACAAACCAATACGACATGCTATCAAAACCTTCACTTTGGGGAAAACAACAGGGTACCCTTCCAGAAAAGCTATTTGCCACGGTTATATCATTCATACCATCAGAGCCACTCAGGCGCCGACACAGAAGTATAATCTTGCTCACCCGTGAGAGACTACCTGATTTTCCATCGTTCACCATCTTCCtagatgatgatatcgagaCCATAGTCGTTACTGAAAGCGTGGAGGAAGCCCTACATATATCCTCGCAAGAATTGGAATACTTATCAACATTCACATTTCGTATTTTCCACGATGTGTTTCACAAAACCTATGCGGAAGAACCTGAGAAATTGCCATACTGGGTTGCTCcagcagaaacaaagaagtccaagaacGTCAGCGACTCAAAAAGCCTGACGGACTGGGAGCTGCTACGTCTTGTGCATGAAAACGAGGAAATACCTTCTACACTGCATCTATCTTCAGAAGCTTTGATCAATCGTTTCGTATTTGACCCGTGGGACGGAAGGTATCGTTACTTCACCATGGCTATTGACAACACACTGCACCCTTCAGATCCGCCGCCATCTTTCCTCCCACGCCGCAAGTTTATGGAAAGCATCATGAGTTATACCTTAAGCGGTTCAAAAAATGCACGGGCAGGGTTCTTGTCAAGGTGTAACTGGCAGCAGCCAGTCTTAGAAGTCGAGCTGGTTCGCCTGCGGAGAAATCTTCTAGACAAGATGACAGACACGGAAAAGGACGTCGAAACTAGATGTTTCGTCTGTATAGAGCCACTAAGGATCTCCGCT ATCCCCGAGGAAATTGCTGCTTCTTGCCTTGCCTTTCCGGCCATAATTAACAGGCTGGATGCGTATTTGATTGCGCTCGAAGGCTGCAACACCTTGGATTTATCTGTGAAGCCCGCATATGCGCTGGAGGCTTTTACAAAAGACTCCGATAACACAGAGGAGCATCGAGTACAACAGATACATGTCCAAAGAGGGATGGGGAAAAACTACGAGCGTCTAGAATTCTTAGGGGACTGTTTCCTGAAAATGGCAACATCGATTTCTCTCTTCGTGCAGAACCCGGATGACGACGAATTTGATTTCCATGTAAACCGGATGTGCCTCATATGCAACAAGAATCTTTTCAACACCGCCCTAAAGAAGGAGCTTTACCAGTATATCCGCAGTCGAGGCTTTTCAAG GCATACGTGGTACCCGGATGGCTTAACCCTGTTGCATGGCAGGGACCACAGGAAGAAGGTTTCGGCGGAGAGCAAACATGCACTCAGAGAAAAGACAGTTGCGGACGTTTGCGAAGCCTTGATCGGAGCGTCATTGCTCTCAGGTGGGCTACATAATCAATTCGACATGGCTGTCAAAGCAGTCActgctgttgttgatagTCCCAACCATAAGGCCTTATGCTGGGCGGATTATACTTCATCTTACATGTTGCCGAAGTATCAAACCCAGAGCCCAGACGGATATGAGCTGGATCTTGGCCGtaaggtggaggagaagctggGTTATCGTTTCAAATATCCTCGCCTTTTGCATTCAGCTTTTACGCATCCATCGTACCCTTCGACGTGGGCTAAAGTACCATGTTATCAGAGACTCGAATTTTTAGGCGACTCTTTGTTGGATATGGTTTGCGTAGATGACTTATTCTATCGATATCCGGACAAGGACCCCCAATGGCTCACGGAGCATAAA ATGGCGATGGCATCGAACAAGTTCCTCGGCGCCTTAGCTGTTAAGCTAGGGCTCCATACCCATCTTAGACACTTCAGTAACCCACTGCAATCGCAAATTACTCATTATGCCGAGGAGATACAAGCGGCAGAGAATGAAAGTCAAGGTGCAGTGGATTATTGGTTGGTAACAAAGGACCCGCCTAAG TGCCTGCCGGACATGGTTGAAGCTTATCTAGGCGCTGCTTTCGTTGACTCGGATTTCCAATTCCGCGTGGTAGAGGATTTTTTCCAACGTCATGTGAAGTCATATTTTCATGATATGACCATATACGACACCTTTGCGAACAAACACCCAACT ACTTTCTTGCAAAATCGACTGACAAATGAGTACGGCTGTACAAATTATTGCCTGAAAGCCGGGGAGATACCCGTTGTAGATGGGGGTACGGTGAGTGTCCTGGCTGCTGTTATTGTGCATGAAGTTGTCATTGCAGAAggaacagcatcatcagGCCGCTACGCCAAGGTCAAAGCGAGTGAGAAAGCTCTGAGTGTCCTGGAAAACATGGGGCCATCTGAATTTCGTGAGAAATATCATTGTGACTGCCGAACGGCAAATGATTCGCAGCCCATGGATATCGGAACCGCGATTTGA